The following proteins come from a genomic window of Pseudoalteromonas aliena SW19:
- the atpH gene encoding F0F1 ATP synthase subunit delta has translation MSELTTIARPYAKAAFELAVEKGTIESWNDMLFFAGHVAGDEQASAILSGLPTAHAQAELFISICAEQLNEQGQNLVKVMAENGRLIALPAVAQLFAEFKAEYDKEIEVDVISATPLAATQQESLVAALEKRFARKVKLNCSEDATVVGGLIIKAGDTVIDGSLRGKLNRLATTLQS, from the coding sequence ATGTCTGAATTGACTACTATCGCTCGCCCATACGCTAAAGCGGCTTTTGAACTTGCCGTTGAAAAAGGCACTATAGAAAGTTGGAATGACATGTTGTTCTTTGCTGGCCACGTTGCCGGTGATGAACAAGCATCAGCCATTCTATCTGGATTGCCTACTGCTCATGCACAAGCTGAATTATTTATCAGCATTTGTGCAGAGCAGCTCAACGAACAAGGTCAAAACCTAGTTAAGGTGATGGCTGAAAATGGACGTTTGATAGCACTACCTGCAGTTGCACAGTTATTTGCTGAATTTAAAGCAGAATACGACAAAGAAATCGAAGTAGACGTGATTTCGGCAACACCTCTTGCTGCAACGCAGCAGGAGTCATTGGTAGCGGCACTTGAAAAACGTTTCGCACGCAAAGTTAAGCTGAATTGTAGTGAAGACGCTACAGTTGTTGGCGGCCTTATTATTAAGGCGGGTGACACTGTAATCGACGGCTCTTTACGCGGTAAATTAAATCGCTTAGCCACAACACTACAATCGTAA
- a CDS encoding transposase, with protein sequence MCKGKRYTHEFKLGAVKQITERGYSVAEVAERLDICTKKLYHWRSQL encoded by the coding sequence ATGTGCAAAGGCAAACGATATACCCACGAATTTAAGTTGGGAGCTGTCAAACAAATTACTGAGCGCGGATATTCAGTTGCAGAAGTCGCTGAACGATTAGATATTTGTACCAAAAAGTTATATCACTGGCGGAGCCAGTTATAA
- a CDS encoding F0F1 ATP synthase subunit epsilon: MTAMTVHLDVVSAEQSLFSGLVESIQVSGSEGELGVNLGHAPLLTALKPGMVRLVKQFGHEDVMYVAGGTLEVQPNRITILADTAVRGEDLDEDSAQKAKREAEEQMTKTSATELDYQHAAVQLAEAIAQLRVIQQLRHK; encoded by the coding sequence ATGACAGCTATGACTGTACATCTTGACGTAGTAAGCGCTGAGCAGAGTTTATTTTCTGGTCTTGTTGAATCGATTCAAGTATCTGGTAGTGAAGGCGAGCTAGGTGTAAACCTAGGCCACGCTCCATTACTAACTGCCCTTAAACCTGGTATGGTACGTTTAGTTAAGCAATTTGGTCACGAAGACGTGATGTATGTTGCTGGCGGTACGTTAGAGGTTCAACCTAATCGCATTACGATTCTTGCAGATACTGCAGTTCGTGGTGAAGATTTAGATGAAGACTCTGCGCAAAAAGCTAAACGTGAAGCTGAAGAGCAAATGACAAAAACGTCTGCAACAGAGTTGGATTATCAACATGCAGCCGTACAGCTTGCAGAAGCAATTGCGCAGTTACGCGTAATTCAGCAGTTACGTCACAAGTAA
- the atpG gene encoding F0F1 ATP synthase subunit gamma translates to MASGKEIKSKIGSIKNTQKITSAMEMVAASKMKRAQERVASSRPYADKLREVIGRVAQANLDFTHPFLKEREVKRVGYIVISTDRGLCGGLNSNEFKKVALDVKAWKEKGVNAEFATLGSKAAGFFQRFGGQLLAKKAGLGDKPSVQDVIGPVKVMLDAFSEGKIDRLFLVYNKFVNTMKQEPIIDQLLPLPKAEEEVSAHTWDYLYEPNPEAILESLLVRFIESQAYQGVVENAASEQAARMVAMKAATDNAGDLMDELQLVYNKARQAAITQEISEICSGSAAV, encoded by the coding sequence ATGGCCAGCGGAAAAGAGATTAAAAGCAAGATCGGGAGTATTAAAAATACTCAAAAGATCACTAGCGCAATGGAAATGGTTGCTGCGTCTAAAATGAAAAGGGCGCAAGAACGCGTTGCTTCAAGCCGTCCATACGCTGACAAATTACGTGAAGTAATTGGTCGTGTTGCTCAAGCAAATCTTGATTTTACTCACCCGTTCTTGAAAGAACGTGAAGTAAAACGAGTTGGTTATATTGTTATCTCTACAGACCGTGGTCTGTGTGGCGGCTTAAACTCAAACGAGTTTAAGAAAGTTGCACTTGATGTTAAAGCGTGGAAAGAAAAAGGTGTTAATGCTGAATTTGCTACTTTAGGTAGTAAAGCAGCTGGCTTCTTTCAACGTTTTGGTGGTCAACTACTCGCTAAAAAAGCGGGCCTAGGAGATAAACCTTCAGTACAAGACGTAATTGGTCCTGTAAAAGTTATGCTTGATGCATTTTCTGAAGGCAAAATAGACCGTTTATTCTTGGTATATAACAAGTTCGTTAATACCATGAAGCAAGAGCCAATTATAGATCAGTTACTCCCTTTGCCAAAAGCTGAAGAAGAAGTATCTGCCCACACATGGGATTACTTATATGAGCCAAACCCAGAGGCTATTTTAGAGTCTTTGTTAGTACGCTTTATTGAGTCTCAAGCATACCAAGGTGTGGTAGAAAATGCTGCCTCTGAACAGGCTGCTCGTATGGTTGCAATGAAAGCTGCAACTGATAACGCAGGTGACCTTATGGATGAGCTACAGCTTGTTTATAACAAGGCTCGCCAAGCAGCAATCACACAAGAAATTAGTGAGATTTGTTCTGGCTCAGCAGCAGTTTAA
- the atpA gene encoding F0F1 ATP synthase subunit alpha produces MQLNSTEISELIKQRIEKFEVVSEARNEGTIVSVTDGIIRIHGLADCMQGEMIELPGSRYAIALNLERDSIGAVVMGPYADLTEGVKVYTTGRILEVPVGPGLLGRVVNTLGAPIDGKGALDNDGFEPVEKIAPGVIERKSVDEPVQTGYKSIDAMIPVGRGQRELIIGDRQTGKTALAIDAIINQKDTGVKCVYVAIGQKASTIANVVRKLEEHGALANTIVVVASASESAALQYLAPFAGCTMGEYFRDRGENALIVYDDLSKQAVAYRQISLLLKRPPGREAYPGDVFYLHSRLLERASRVNAEYVEKFTNGEVKGKTGSLTALPIIETQGGDVSAFVPTNVISITDGQIFLETDLFNSGIRPAVNAGISVSRVGGAAQTKIVKKLGGGIRLALAQYRELAAFSQFASDLDDATRAQLEHGERVTELMKQKQYAPMSVAEMSLSLFAAEKGFLQDIEIAKIGDFEEALLSYATSTYAELVAQINETGNLNAEIEAQLKELLEKFKSTQTW; encoded by the coding sequence ATGCAACTTAATTCCACTGAAATTTCAGAACTAATCAAACAACGTATTGAGAAGTTCGAAGTTGTAAGTGAAGCTCGTAACGAAGGTACTATTGTATCTGTTACTGACGGTATCATCCGCATCCACGGTCTAGCTGACTGTATGCAAGGTGAAATGATTGAGCTTCCAGGCAGCCGTTATGCTATCGCACTAAACCTTGAGCGCGACTCAATTGGTGCAGTAGTAATGGGTCCTTACGCTGACCTTACTGAAGGCGTAAAAGTATATACAACTGGTCGTATCTTAGAAGTTCCTGTTGGCCCTGGTCTACTTGGTCGTGTTGTAAACACACTAGGTGCACCAATCGATGGTAAAGGCGCTTTAGATAACGACGGGTTTGAACCTGTAGAAAAAATTGCACCAGGTGTAATCGAGCGTAAATCTGTAGATGAGCCAGTTCAAACTGGTTATAAATCTATTGATGCGATGATTCCAGTTGGTCGTGGTCAACGTGAACTTATCATTGGGGATCGCCAAACAGGTAAAACTGCACTAGCAATCGATGCAATCATCAATCAAAAAGACACAGGCGTTAAGTGTGTGTACGTAGCGATTGGTCAAAAAGCATCTACTATTGCTAACGTAGTACGTAAATTAGAAGAGCATGGTGCACTAGCAAATACTATCGTAGTTGTTGCATCTGCTTCTGAATCTGCGGCACTTCAGTACTTAGCACCGTTCGCGGGCTGTACTATGGGTGAATACTTCCGTGACCGTGGTGAAAACGCGTTAATCGTATATGATGATTTGTCTAAGCAAGCAGTTGCTTACCGTCAAATTTCATTACTACTTAAGCGTCCACCAGGCCGTGAAGCATACCCAGGTGACGTATTCTACCTTCACTCTCGTCTTTTAGAGCGTGCATCGCGTGTAAACGCTGAGTACGTTGAAAAGTTCACCAATGGTGAAGTGAAAGGTAAAACAGGTTCATTGACGGCATTGCCAATCATTGAAACTCAAGGCGGCGACGTTTCTGCGTTCGTACCGACTAACGTTATCTCTATCACCGATGGTCAGATTTTCTTAGAAACTGACTTATTCAACTCAGGTATCCGTCCGGCAGTAAATGCTGGTATCTCGGTATCGCGTGTTGGTGGTGCTGCGCAAACTAAAATCGTTAAGAAACTAGGTGGCGGTATTCGTCTAGCCCTAGCTCAGTACCGTGAATTAGCTGCGTTCTCGCAGTTCGCGTCTGACCTTGATGATGCAACTCGTGCTCAACTTGAGCATGGTGAGCGTGTAACAGAGCTAATGAAGCAGAAGCAGTACGCGCCAATGTCTGTTGCTGAAATGTCTTTGTCGCTATTTGCTGCTGAAAAAGGCTTCCTTCAAGATATCGAAATCGCGAAAATCGGTGACTTTGAAGAGGCTTTACTTTCTTATGCAACTAGCACATACGCAGAGCTTGTGGCTCAAATCAATGAAACAGGTAACTTAAATGCCGAGATCGAAGCGCAGCTTAAAGAACTTCTAGAGAAGTTCAAGTCTACGCAAACTTGGTAA
- a CDS encoding winged helix-turn-helix domain-containing protein, translating to MKEANFPRTVKEIKFGAWSLNPKLQMIYDGEVERELEPLLFKILSYLIINKEEIITRQDLIDDVWCQHYVDDNAINRAMSELRKVLKSEIQRGLVVKTHYRKGYSFFLEPEVIYYEENTSLSNASFAHAQKGSLASQESYDIKPKLFSISILVVISLAAIIFYSYINFYKNHNIKSIDDTYKADIENINVVNKEYKEETLSWMQGKYTEIMVSPISNLAAFSFIKKEGNFSSLMVKNLTTGQENQISELNANVYPVGWSSSNNEIIYRIQNNSKCEVWSNDSSSTKSSKFISDCQYQSFFGTTVDDKTFVYSKYGYRGKEQLSVIVNRNLITGAEFQISSPNLSSFGDKFLHYIKSDRTVIFERNQLESSELFITDLEGGNQTKLYSSKNRIWAVNYFEKTDILAWFDNVENTLYNYSLLKRKITRKISMDKISDYSSVYPISETNIIAATNPYVFGVYRLDLEKSDFSVIESDKSKERFSVGFRDEKIAYLTHSDGSQKSILTFIEKTGEKTSSEINNNYKAIRLAKEKREMLVLNDSRLEIIDEDTFSVIDIIEAKGTIVSAEYINKDNIAYVIHQGNGKQNLSYVYNRETSNSFLIPIPQAIWLNQLPNGNFIALLPHNELHVFDSSSGKVIVTIKLNKLFYRHSLSLDEGKLIHSNGRSIYLYNFEKGFTNKPEKIYDFDSSIYVVDSISYNSSEGFILMDLIKNEDNRLVMVSAE from the coding sequence ATGAAAGAAGCTAATTTTCCTAGAACTGTAAAAGAAATTAAATTTGGAGCTTGGAGCTTAAACCCTAAGTTGCAAATGATTTATGATGGCGAAGTAGAAAGAGAGCTTGAGCCGCTTCTTTTTAAAATACTTTCTTATTTGATTATTAATAAAGAAGAGATAATTACCCGCCAAGATTTAATTGATGATGTTTGGTGTCAGCATTATGTTGATGATAATGCAATCAATCGAGCTATGTCCGAACTTAGGAAAGTCTTAAAATCCGAAATACAACGCGGATTAGTGGTAAAAACGCATTATAGAAAGGGTTATAGCTTTTTCTTAGAGCCTGAAGTAATTTATTATGAGGAAAATACCTCGCTTTCAAACGCGTCTTTTGCTCATGCACAAAAAGGCTCTCTTGCGTCACAAGAATCTTATGATATTAAACCTAAGTTATTCAGTATATCTATACTAGTTGTGATATCTCTTGCAGCTATAATCTTTTATTCATACATAAACTTTTATAAAAATCATAATATAAAAAGTATAGATGATACTTACAAAGCTGATATTGAAAATATTAATGTTGTAAATAAAGAATACAAAGAAGAAACGCTTTCATGGATGCAAGGTAAATATACCGAAATAATGGTATCTCCAATTAGTAATTTAGCCGCATTTTCTTTTATTAAAAAAGAGGGAAACTTTTCTTCATTGATGGTAAAAAACTTAACCACTGGCCAAGAAAATCAAATTAGTGAATTAAATGCCAATGTGTATCCTGTTGGATGGTCATCTTCAAACAATGAAATTATTTATAGGATTCAGAATAATTCAAAATGCGAAGTGTGGAGTAATGACAGCAGCTCAACAAAAAGTAGTAAGTTTATCTCCGATTGTCAGTATCAAAGCTTTTTTGGAACTACTGTTGATGATAAGACTTTTGTTTATTCAAAATATGGCTATAGGGGAAAGGAGCAATTATCCGTTATTGTAAATAGAAACTTAATTACAGGGGCTGAGTTTCAGATTAGTTCTCCCAACTTGAGCTCTTTTGGAGATAAATTTTTACACTATATTAAAAGTGATAGAACAGTAATTTTTGAGAGGAACCAGTTAGAAAGTAGTGAGCTTTTTATTACTGATTTGGAGGGGGGTAATCAGACTAAGTTATACTCCTCAAAAAACAGAATATGGGCAGTCAATTATTTCGAGAAAACAGATATTTTAGCTTGGTTTGATAATGTAGAAAATACCTTATATAACTATTCACTATTAAAAAGGAAAATCACTAGAAAAATCTCAATGGATAAAATAAGCGATTATTCAAGTGTTTACCCTATCAGTGAAACAAATATTATTGCCGCAACTAACCCGTATGTTTTTGGGGTTTATCGGCTTGATTTAGAAAAATCTGATTTTTCTGTTATTGAATCAGATAAGTCTAAAGAACGTTTCTCGGTTGGTTTTAGAGATGAAAAAATAGCTTATTTGACTCACTCTGATGGTAGTCAAAAATCAATACTGACTTTTATAGAGAAGACAGGAGAAAAAACAAGTAGTGAGATTAATAATAATTATAAAGCGATTAGACTTGCCAAAGAAAAGCGAGAGATGTTGGTATTAAATGATAGTAGATTAGAAATTATTGATGAGGATACATTTTCTGTAATTGATATCATAGAGGCAAAGGGAACTATAGTCTCAGCTGAATATATTAATAAAGATAATATTGCTTATGTAATACATCAGGGTAATGGAAAGCAGAACCTTAGCTATGTATATAATAGAGAAACCTCTAACAGTTTTTTAATTCCAATACCGCAAGCTATATGGCTAAATCAGTTGCCAAATGGAAACTTTATAGCTTTATTACCACATAATGAGCTGCATGTTTTTGACTCATCATCAGGAAAAGTTATTGTTACGATAAAGTTAAATAAGTTATTTTATCGACATTCACTTTCTTTAGACGAAGGTAAGTTAATTCACTCTAACGGTAGAAGTATTTATTTATACAACTTTGAAAAAGGGTTTACTAATAAACCAGAAAAGATTTATGACTTTGATAGTTCAATTTATGTAGTAGACAGCATTAGTTATAATAGCTCTGAAGGTTTTATACTAATGGATTTAATAAAAAATGAGGATAATAGGTTAGTAATGGTATCAGCAGAATAG
- a CDS encoding HlyD family secretion protein has product MSDLFRKEAIDHQGQKLDGEVTIATHMSFTWILGLILGIVIVGFTYLVLGEYHRKEVVSGYLRPTTGLSKIYPLTTGVIDEIFVEEGEHVVKGQLLARIRMERLLASGNDINDVIVSELTKQKKFLNENLQNQKLLAEVNVEKLESQIASTTFQVEQAQKQLMLLEKRVVLSKKRVADTESLINKQFASNADLEAVKDNYFAIQQQAEDLESRLLTQKELLSQYRFELIQMPMNQREVESQLRSQLANISQQISQAESQGSYDVRSQRSGRISNLLVKPGMMAQSNYPLMAVLPEDTKLEAVLFVPTRAYGFVQKGQGTRIRYQAFPYQRFGIYDGVIKSVSKSILLPNETALPVSLQEPMYQVVVELTNQNAQAYGASVPLQAGMLLEADIMVDSRSLFEWLFEPIYSIKGAV; this is encoded by the coding sequence ATGTCAGATTTATTTCGTAAGGAAGCCATTGACCATCAAGGGCAAAAGCTTGATGGAGAAGTGACAATAGCAACTCACATGTCCTTTACATGGATATTAGGTTTAATTTTAGGGATTGTTATTGTTGGTTTTACATACCTTGTATTGGGTGAATACCACCGAAAAGAAGTTGTTTCCGGTTATTTACGGCCAACAACAGGGTTATCTAAAATCTATCCTTTAACGACGGGTGTTATTGACGAAATTTTTGTTGAAGAGGGAGAGCATGTCGTAAAAGGACAGTTGTTAGCACGGATACGCATGGAAAGGTTATTGGCCTCAGGCAACGATATTAATGATGTCATTGTGAGTGAGCTAACCAAGCAAAAGAAATTTTTAAATGAAAACTTACAAAATCAAAAATTATTAGCTGAAGTGAACGTTGAAAAATTAGAATCTCAAATAGCGAGTACGACTTTTCAAGTGGAGCAGGCTCAAAAACAACTAATGTTGTTAGAAAAACGAGTTGTTTTGAGTAAAAAAAGAGTTGCTGATACTGAGTCACTCATAAACAAACAATTTGCTTCTAATGCTGATTTAGAGGCCGTAAAAGATAATTACTTTGCGATTCAGCAACAAGCAGAAGATTTAGAATCACGTTTACTCACGCAAAAAGAATTACTAAGTCAGTATCGTTTTGAATTAATACAAATGCCGATGAACCAACGAGAAGTTGAATCACAATTACGTTCTCAATTAGCGAATATAAGCCAGCAGATCAGTCAAGCTGAATCACAAGGTAGTTATGATGTTCGTAGCCAGCGTAGTGGGCGTATTAGTAACTTATTAGTTAAGCCAGGGATGATGGCGCAATCAAATTACCCATTAATGGCAGTGTTACCAGAAGATACAAAATTAGAGGCAGTCCTTTTTGTACCAACAAGAGCGTATGGATTTGTACAAAAAGGGCAAGGGACACGAATTCGTTATCAGGCATTTCCGTACCAACGCTTTGGTATTTATGACGGAGTAATAAAAAGTGTATCTAAATCAATACTTTTACCAAACGAGACGGCTTTACCCGTGTCGCTTCAAGAACCAATGTATCAAGTAGTTGTAGAGCTAACGAATCAAAATGCACAGGCTTATGGAGCTTCAGTTCCCCTGCAAGCAGGCATGTTACTCGAAGCAGACATTATGGTAGATAGTCGTTCACTCTTTGAGTGGTTATTTGAGCCAATATATAGCATTAAGGGAGCAGTATGA
- the atpD gene encoding F0F1 ATP synthase subunit beta: MSLGKVVQIIGAVVDIEFPQDSVPAVYHALRVTDGDLAGLTLEVQQQLGGGVVRTIAMGTTDGLRRSALVMNTGESIQVPVGKATLGRIMNVLGEPIDEAGPIGEEDRMSIHRAAPSYEEQSSSVELLETGIKVIDLVCPFAKGGKVGLFGGAGVGKTVNMMELIRNIAIEHSGYSVFAGVGERTREGNDFYHEMNDSNVLDKVSLVYGQMNEPPGNRLRVALTGLTMAEKFRDEGRDVLFFVDNIYRYTLAGTEVSALLGRMPSAVGYQPTLAEEMGVLQERIASTKTGSITSIQAVYVPADDLTDPSPATTFAHLDATVVLSRDIASLGIYPAVDPLDSSSRQLDPQVIGQEHYDTARGVQTVLQRYKELKDIIAILGMDELSDEDKQLVSRARKIQRFLSQPFFVAEVFTGASGKYVSLKDTIAGFKGILNGEFDDLPEQAFYMVGSIEEAQEKAKGM, encoded by the coding sequence ATGAGTTTAGGTAAGGTCGTCCAAATTATCGGCGCCGTTGTGGATATTGAATTTCCACAAGATAGCGTGCCAGCGGTATATCACGCACTAAGAGTAACAGATGGCGACTTAGCAGGCTTGACTTTAGAAGTCCAGCAGCAGCTAGGTGGCGGTGTAGTGCGTACTATCGCTATGGGTACTACAGACGGTTTACGTCGTAGTGCTTTAGTTATGAATACAGGTGAATCGATTCAAGTTCCAGTTGGTAAAGCAACGCTTGGTCGTATCATGAACGTACTTGGTGAGCCAATTGATGAAGCGGGTCCAATCGGCGAAGAAGACCGTATGTCTATTCACCGTGCAGCGCCTTCATACGAAGAGCAATCAAGTTCAGTTGAGCTTTTAGAAACTGGTATCAAGGTTATCGACCTTGTATGTCCATTTGCTAAAGGTGGTAAAGTTGGTTTATTCGGTGGTGCCGGTGTTGGTAAAACTGTAAACATGATGGAACTTATCCGTAACATCGCAATCGAGCACAGCGGCTACTCAGTATTCGCAGGTGTTGGTGAGCGTACACGTGAGGGTAACGATTTCTACCATGAGATGAACGATTCAAACGTACTTGATAAAGTATCGCTTGTATACGGTCAGATGAACGAGCCTCCAGGTAACCGTTTACGCGTAGCGTTAACAGGTCTTACTATGGCTGAAAAGTTCCGTGACGAAGGTCGCGATGTACTTTTCTTCGTAGATAATATCTACCGTTACACACTTGCTGGTACAGAAGTATCTGCACTACTTGGTCGTATGCCATCAGCGGTAGGTTACCAGCCTACACTTGCTGAAGAAATGGGTGTGCTTCAAGAGCGTATCGCTTCAACTAAGACGGGTTCAATTACATCAATCCAAGCGGTATACGTACCTGCGGATGATTTAACAGATCCATCTCCAGCAACGACCTTTGCTCACTTAGATGCAACTGTAGTACTTTCACGTGATATCGCATCACTTGGTATTTACCCAGCGGTAGATCCACTTGATTCATCTTCACGTCAACTTGACCCACAAGTAATTGGTCAAGAGCACTACGATACAGCACGTGGCGTTCAAACAGTTCTTCAGCGTTACAAAGAACTTAAAGACATCATTGCAATCCTAGGTATGGACGAGCTTTCTGACGAAGATAAGCAACTTGTATCTCGTGCGCGTAAAATCCAACGTTTCCTATCTCAGCCGTTCTTCGTGGCAGAGGTGTTTACAGGCGCGTCGGGTAAATACGTATCACTAAAAGATACAATTGCTGGCTTTAAAGGTATTTTAAACGGCGAGTTTGATGACCTTCCAGAGCAAGCGTTCTACATGGTTGGCTCTATCGAAGAAGCTCAAGAAAAAGCCAAAGGCATGTAA
- a CDS encoding transposase, with protein MKLIKEFYAASGGTYGSPWIHADLREAGEHAVESCCEDNATP; from the coding sequence TTGAAGCTCATTAAAGAGTTTTATGCAGCCAGTGGCGGCACGTATGGTAGTCCTTGGATACATGCAGATTTGCGTGAAGCAGGTGAGCATGCAGTGGAATCGTGTTGCGAAGATAATGCGACACCATAA
- a CDS encoding transposase has product MQRWIALGKNHELETKNNGNHMTAEKRAHDWSLAERLNAIIESASLDEAILNEYCRAKGLYPHHIKQWKHDFAKGPSTKPVKSDSKQLKQEIKQLQKELNRKDKALAETAALLKQTFSGVSTRTINKRS; this is encoded by the coding sequence TTGCAACGATGGATCGCGCTTGGTAAAAACCATGAACTTGAAACTAAAAATAATGGTAATCACATGACAGCAGAAAAACGCGCTCATGACTGGAGCTTAGCAGAAAGGCTTAACGCTATTATTGAATCTGCTAGTTTAGATGAAGCTATTCTTAATGAATATTGCCGTGCCAAGGGGCTTTACCCGCATCATATTAAACAATGGAAGCACGACTTTGCTAAAGGGCCTTCAACCAAGCCCGTAAAATCAGACAGTAAACAGCTCAAACAAGAAATTAAGCAGCTTCAAAAAGAGCTTAATCGTAAAGACAAAGCGTTAGCAGAAACAGCCGCTTTACTAAAGCAGACGTTCTCTGGGGTTTCAACGAGGACGATTAATAAACGTAGCTGA